CGCAGGCCGCCGAAGGTGCCGTGGTGCGACTCGATGCGGCCGATGCCCGCCAGCGTCGCCCACGACACCCGGCAGGCCGGGTCCTGGGCGCGCATCGCCAGGTCGGCGGCGGCGTAGGCGCGCAGGGCGCGGGCCGGGACGTCGGTCTTGTCGGACAGCGCCGCAGCCCACGCGGTGAGCGGTTCGCTCGTGGACGCCTGGGCCTGCGCGTCCGCCGGCACCTCGCCCGCCGTGCCGGGCGCGGCGGCGCCGGGCTGGACCTCCAGGAACGGGACCGGGAACGGCGGGTCGACCGCCTGCCGGGGACCCGACCGGTTGAACGTGCTCAGCGCCCACGCCCCGCCGGCCACGAACGCCAGCAGGAGCAGCACCAGCGCCAGCCGTCCGAAGAGGTTGCCGGCACCGCCGCGTGACGGGCGCGGCTCGGTCTTGGACGGCGGCGGGACGACCACGACCCCAGGCTACGTGCTCTTGGGGGGTGGACGGCCGAGATCACGCGGCAACATGTCCGGCTTGCCGCCTATCACCAGGTAAGAGCCGGTTGGTCGCATGTCCGGGCGGGCTCGATCAGGCCAGGGGCGGGAGCTGGGGCGGAACGGCAGCCGGGCGCTCGGCCAACGCCTCCAGGGCCAGCCGCACGGCCGTGTCCAGCTGCGGGTCGCGGCCCGCCACCCGGTCCTGCGGCGTGATCTCCACCTCGACGTCCGGGTCGACGCCGTGGTTCTCCACGCCCCAACCCGGCCCGGCGAACCACGACGCGTACCGCGGCTGCGTCACCAGCGTCCCGTCGACCAGGTGGTACCGCATGTCGATGCCGATCACGCCGCCCCACGTCCGGGTGCCGACGACCGGCCCGATGCCCAGCTCCTTGATCGCCACGTTCACGATGTCGCCGTCGGAACCGGCGAACTCGTCCGCGATCGCCACCACCGGCCCGCGCGGCGCGTCACCGGGGTAGCTGTCGGCGGTGGTGTAGCCGCGGGCCACCGACCAG
This genomic window from Saccharothrix sp. HUAS TT1 contains:
- a CDS encoding lytic transglycosylase domain-containing protein; the encoded protein is MVVPPPSKTEPRPSRGGAGNLFGRLALVLLLLAFVAGGAWALSTFNRSGPRQAVDPPFPVPFLEVQPGAAAPGTAGEVPADAQAQASTSEPLTAWAAALSDKTDVPARALRAYAAADLAMRAQDPACRVSWATLAGIGRIESHHGTFGGLRLGEDGRPSRPIIGIPLDGSPGVKAIADSDGGVLDGDTTWDRAVGPMQFIPTTWARYAARANGDGQAPDPQNIDDAALAAARYLCSDGRDLGTGAGWWAAVLAYNNSTEYGQNVYSGADAYARASLGG